The Lycium ferocissimum isolate CSIRO_LF1 chromosome 8, AGI_CSIRO_Lferr_CH_V1, whole genome shotgun sequence DNA segment CTCACGTGACATCGCCTCTTAGATAGTTGCTTCTTCGAACAAacagattttctttaatatttgttgataatattttgaAGAGAATATATCACATCGGTGACGGACAAGAACCTAATGCTCCTTACATCGGTGACGGACAAGAACCCGCTGCTCCTTATAAGGCTTGGGCAATCCTCCTCCCgttgagctagcttttggggtgtgAGTTAGGCCTAAGGCCTAATTTGACATGCTATCAAAGCCAGGCCCAGGCCGATTGGACGTGGGCCCCTGGAAAAGGAGGGGGGCAGGGGGGATGAGCCCCAGATTGACCCGTCCAGGACccgggggggtgggggtggaaaTGCCCCCTGGTCCATGAATGTGCACGCTTCAGACTGGAGAGTTGATCCCAGATAAAAGAATATCTGGATCTGAGCTTCTcctttttactcttaatgagataatttataattatacaaatatttatgacttattataatttataattataatatacaaatattataatttataattatacaaatatctatgacttattttaaattataagtttcaaaagtctttcttttatttttaatcttcGCATCCAGTCAAACATCATCACATACAAATTGGGACGAGCGGGAGTATCATCTATTTgtatgggaaaaaaaaaatgcaaacttACCAAAAAAGTATCCCATTAGATCTCGTACGGATCCAGGGCAATGAGGAGTGACGAAGGGTCCATGTACCCAAGGAGGTATTACTGACACTACTTCAATATCATGTTTCTCTGCAAATTCAAAGGCCGTCTTTTCTGCCAATGTCTTGCATATTGAGTAAGCAGCTAAAACTGGACAATTCTTCCTAATAAATTCTACATCACTCCATGAGCTCTCATCTATAACTTCTAAGCCAGTCATGTCATTGAACGCCATTGCAGAATCACTGGATGTGCGTATAACTCGTTTAACTGTTTTTGAGTCTACGCATACCTGTAAATGTAAAAGTTTCACAAGATATTATATTTGTATGCTACTATTTAACCTGTatctattttgaaaaaagaaaaattgcatGTCTAACCATTTCagaaaacttcaaatatgcgGTGTTTAACATTAAGCTTGACAAAACAAATTTCAGATAAAAGTGTTGTCtaaaattcattcatttttgcCTGAATTTCAAGCGAGAATGGTTGAACTTCAGCCATATGTACATGAACTTCAGGCAAAAAGTGCTAAAGTTTAGGAAAAAAATAACCTAATTCAGCCACTTATGGATGAAGTTTACCAAAATGACAGAACTTTATCCATATGAGCCTGAAGTTCAAATAAAAATGACTTAATTTCATCCATATGCCTGAAGTTCAGGCAAAAATAGCTGAATTTCAACTGTATGTGCCTAAACTTCCGCCTACAATCctaacttcaatttttttgaagagtttttatatatatatatgtcaaattaggatacgtatatatatgtagctgaAATTGGACCCCAGATTCTAGGTGCACTAATTTGTGCTATGCCCAAAGTGACCCACCAACGAACATAAGTCCAGCCAAATCCGTCAATTATGAGTGGATTATTAGATAAATAACATTTGCATGCACTAAAATTGACACTCTTACCTGTAAAACACCTAAGGTTCCACTGACAgcccttttaatttttatatcttctggttctttttcttcaaaatccaTTGTATTAGCCACATGGAATACTCCAATGCATCCTTCAATTGCTGCAGCAAAACTTTGTGGATTATCAAGATCAGCAATGAAAATTTGAAGCCTCTCAGATGCACCTGGTAGGTTTGTAAGAAATGTGACATCTCTTTTTCTACCTGAAAAAAACATTCTTAACGAGCAAAGTAAGACAATAGTtgagttgttgttgtcattcaacaaaagaaattattctGAAGTGCAATTGGAAAATTAATGAGCCGTTTGGAAAATAATTGGTTGaatttaaataagaaaaaatgaatattttgaagttTAAGAAAGGTATTTGGAAGTAGTTGTATCTAGATATTAAAAGTCAAACTCCCCCTTCAACTATGAATAATAAACATTCGCCCCAGAGGCGAATCTAGAATTTCTGGAACATGGGTTCAccacaaaaaaaatagaaggaaaaaatgCATTAAGTGGGTTTGATCCCTAGACCtctaggtaaataactcaacctTCAACTAAGTGCACCATTTATTTAGCTTTTTTGTAGCATGTGTTCCAGCAAAtagtattatactaattttagaaaatatatacataaaatgcCTAATTTTACGGAGacaccatgtgttcacgtgctCCGTTTTTTGCACCTAAAAATTCCCCcgattcccccccccccccgccacaCCTTTATCCTATGTTACTATTTATGATTGGTATTTTAATATTACATGCATTAAGTGTATATTATGggtgtatacacacacacacactgtctctctctcacacacatgTATTACCTATTATTTTtacataaatatgtatatgtatatttgagtttcacttctcttttattttctactagTATTGCaaacccgcgcgatgcgcggacacgttaaaaagatattaaatcatatcaaatttgatttgacataCTTGAACACATTAAGTAATATTGtttttgttgggatatatatactattaaccatgtgtttggatatagtatttattatagaacaattatttattcattgtttaataaagaattaaatagatcatgcactagtatgtgtgtcctttacttatatagtagatgatttagtgtatagagtttagcttatacacggaagattaaatcgtcggttcttataagtataaaatttatattcacaatctaagatggaaattggacaaagccattGGTATGATTGTAACCCAAGACCAAGTAGAGgtaagtgtttttgtactgaatatataaaataaattctctagttcattaaatgtacttatactcttaatcttgatataattattatgatcaatgtgatttgttcattattttgatttattaaaaggtacaactcaattgcgggtctatgtattcggtaaattggataatggaaaaatacatttgtgaaataataattagttgatagaatccatgtctcgactttgagattgatgatacccctttgTGAATGCTTATAGGTCTCATGTGAAAACCTGCAGTGGatttgtatccgtcacatgatgtAAGTTAAGCGAGAAATATAAAGGtttcaattagtcaatgaattaaattgtcggtaatttaatttaattgattggtatcgtaatcttaacatgggagTCAAATAAGTTTTATTGTATGATTTCGAAATTGGTATGAGGAGTGCGATTTacgattttttagtggaataatgcgtaatttattatggtaggattaattgatttcttgaattaattccataataggaaCCTCGTTAATTAAATTCTTGTGGTCCTGTTTGTgcccgaataataaagaattaaatggaatatcatttcttggtggaaaataaagaccCAATAGGTTTTGGAAAAGGGGAAAACCCTAAACCTGTAGTTATAAAACAGGGGTCTTATTTCATAAGGAGGCGAAGGGTTTGACAAGGTTctactcttttttttccatagaaattcgCCCACACGAATTTCATAAATTCTGGTATTATTCGGGATTCTGTTAAGACTGCCAGGCCGAAGGATGACGATCAGCTGGATGGTTTTTGCTCGTGCTTGAAGGCTAGATTCGAGGTTGCattcacgcttcaagagataagtatcaattttatgtttgatcaatatctttgattatgtgttgtctatattacatgcaagttcgatccTGGCTATCTGCTTCCGCTGCGTATGCCTGTATTCCATCAGTTTTAACAAAATTACGAATGtcttctctttttttaattCTGATATATTCGATAAGCAAAGCTCTGTGACGTCatactttattttaaaatgtaaTATTGTATTACTCTAAAgatataaatattaaaagttcttgatattatattattataaaagaccactatattatttattttctttgctAGAGCAGATTCTTTTCTTATCTTTTTCATTCCCATTGAATTATAGGTGTTAAGAAAACTATTATGTCGAAGACAAAACACATatattgtttaaaaaaaaaaactcatcatTTCAGAAAATAGagttttatatttatgaaatgcAAAAACCCATTCTTACACGTAAATAACATGTGTTTAGTTTGCTACTCTCTGTTCTGAAAATACCTTGGATCCTCATCTAAGATCTATTTGAATATTTGCGattgaaattcaaaaattaatcaTACTCTATTGAAAAACTTGTCTTTCAAtttagattaaaaaataaccacaattaattaaaaaattccTCAATTTTAAGTTACATTAGCCATTAATATTATTCAAAATTTAGTATCTAACTTTTTAATAACTtgtcattttatttaatatCCTTGCACACAACTCTCCTTTTATAATATAGATATTAAATATTGCAATCTTGCTAAACTTTATAAATAAAATGCaaagacaaaaaataaaggCAAGCAGAATAAATTACATGATTAATTATATTCTAATTACATGATACTGAAGTTTAAACTCCTTTATTGACACTCTAAtagtaaaaacataaaatttaaccTTATCAAGTAAAATATGTTAATTATTAAGAAACTTAATTGTTTGATGTCCTTCGATGAGATGCTAAGGTACAACCATCAATATTGGTAATTACCACTATATTTTTGTACTTCACctttttagtttttccttattaaTTTAATAGAAACAATAcgtgaaaataaaaattttactTTTAGATGAA contains these protein-coding regions:
- the LOC132067007 gene encoding vestitone reductase-like — its product is MELGKVGNKVCVTGGTGFLGSWLIMNLLQRGYYVNTTIRSPPGRKRDVTFLTNLPGASERLQIFIADLDNPQSFAAAIEGCIGVFHVANTMDFEEKEPEDIKIKRAVSGTLGVLQVCVDSKTVKRVIRTSSDSAMAFNDMTGLEVIDESSWSDVEFIRKNCPVLAAYSICKTLAEKTAFEFAEKHDIEVVSVIPPWVHGPFVTPHCPGSVRDLMGYFFGERDLMIEHYPTIPVVHVDDVANAHIFLFEYPNARGRYICSNVAITINQLTRLLSARYPEYQIPIIELSKEVCDSKYPEYSSKKLLETGFKYEHGLEVMYDGAIECCKIRGLF